The genomic window AATTCCAAAAGTTTGAAATTTAGTATTTTAAGCAtccatcaaataattataatactaaaattacTAATCCTAACTTTACTAGCAGATAGATATTGTGAAAAATGATTACCATCCAAGGCTTTatatacattaacatttcatTCATAGATAGTATCccataataatagtaatagagcaaagtgaacgtttcaaataaaagaatttaatgaattatttatcTATATCCATGTGTGAATTGGATTTGGAAGCataagataaaatatatatatataatataaaagtaaaatacaaGCTAAAGGATTGAAATATTTTcaattatagatatatatatatataaaagaagatgaatagaaaaaaaaggtaaaaactatttaattttattcagCCATAATAAGTAAAGATAAGATGCTAACAATACATGGAATATATTCCACATATCATCAAAGCTGTGAAATTATATCCAATTTTCTTCATAGGTAATCCATTATCTGCTTCATATGAAGAGAGAAACAACACTAAGGACACAAGAAATCAAAGCCATACTGTAAGCAACAAAGCTACCAAATTTTATCGCAGAAATCACACTCATAAAGCAACTGAATGCAAAAACAACAAGACCAAACATTTTTCTTTGCTAATTCACTAATCTGCTCAAATTGGTTGAGTGATTTGGTAATTTGAAGTGAACAAAAAAATGTATTTATAAGGAACAAAAGCAATCAACTGACTTTTGAGCTTTCCCAGTGTCATTTACTTCACTTACTCTAAACCCACTATTTTGAGAAGTTCAATCAccaaaaatgtataaattaattatttaccaACTTCATCcaataaatacaattaaaaattttaaccttGAATAAATATGTTTCAATCCTAAGTTTATACCGGGTCCAACTTAACCCgatgacttttttttaaataaatactaattttatttatccaaaaaaagaaaaatgttgctACAAATTCAATTAATAGGCAATTTCGTTTTGTGTATTATAAATTCAAATGGTTTTTTCCACATTAATTTTGTTGGTTTATGTAGTTTTTAACATATTCGAGCATATGTATTATGTACATATAATTTTGTCACGTTACATGTcagtatttttcaaatttaattttttatattacataatttatcatactaactcaactaattttttttatataagtgaACAAATACATTTCAATAAGGTAAAAGAATTTACAAACACAGAGATCAAATTCTAATATCATGCCAAATAATTTGAAATCCATGCAAGTTTACCATTAAATCAATGACGTGGTTGGCTAAAACAATTAATTTCAAGttgtatattaatataaatattgtatTCAAAACATTGATTTATTTCTATGAACTCTTTAGGCAAAGAGGCGATACATAActccaataaaaaattatattttgatctaCGTATTAGGTACTACAATGGAATTTAATAGTAAAggaaatgttatttttttacaaaaggtATTTAAAAACAAACTTTTTTCCTTAATCTTCACTTTTTCATTGTGTGCCAAAATTATCTAAGCCTACAAAACCACATAAAAAATTCATGTTATTGCATTAAACAAAGCAACTTCATCACCGAAGAAGTAATGGAGATGTGAAGGAAATGTTTTACGCATACTTCTTGTAGTCGATGTTAATAATACCCGCAACTGGCTTGGCGATAATTTTGAAGGCCTCTATCGAGAGATCCATTGTCGATGGGTATCCCGGACACTGATCAATGACCTTCACAGTAACGCTCTTGCCTGTGCATGGATGTGGTACGCCATTTCGGTGTTCGGTGCATTTCATGGTGAACTTTTTCCCACACACTGCCCTATTTTTCCACAGTGCATCACTAGCTACAACAATCATTTTTCCGTGATCCTGGTTTTTGAAGCATGCAAAAGCTACCAACAACCCCAATATATAACATAGTTATATATTTGTTTCAAATAAAAGCATTTAGTTAAGgaataattcaaattttgattataaattcgATGGGCTTAATTAGAAATTAGAGAAAACAATACTCAcgaatatattttgtataaaagGTGGCAATCCCTGGTTTTGCTGAAGCAAAGGAGACAAGGCAGGTGACCATAccaacaaaaatcaaaatataattctcCATTGCTTAATTAGCTTTCGATGTTTTAGATTGTATGTGTTGTGAGCAATTAAACTGTAGGAGTGGTCCACTTATATAGGCTAATTGTCTACTTTTTATTGAGTcattagtattttttttctttttttttgggttttgcaaataataaaattttattaacaaaattaatcACTAAATTGTTATATAGCTTAAAATAGAGTGATAAACTGTAACTAAATTCTGAGTTGGTGCAGCGATACCATTACTCGACCCTAAAAGTAGTGATGGATCCCTTGCCATGATGTATTTGAGAGTCTAATTAAGTAGTACATATCTTGGCACAACCCATGTAATATCCCACCACTAAAAAATCATACACCATAAAATCCAAGAATAATCTGTGAACATTCTTCCTCTCAACATTTACACCAAACACAAAGTAATTCTTATATTGTTTTCAATTAATGTACGTCAATTTTGTAAAGAAAGTACAGATTTTGTAAATCTtacataaaatgaaaaaatgtttATCAGTAAATATGATGATAAAAaatgcataatgataaatttagcttttaacgtttatatcttttgtcaatttgacccTTATTCTTTTTCTTGGGGGTTAAATTTGCCTACTAACActaaaaaagagtcaaattatttttttaaaggattaatATGTAGTTTGCCTCCTGAACTTATCCAAAAGTACATGGTACGTAGACTTTTTTTTTACCTAGGTGGTACCTAAACTTGTATTTCGTCACCCAGGTTGGTACCTCTGCACTAACATAGTTAGTTTGTGTTGATGTGGCACAATGACCAACTTGATGATGACACATGGCAACCTCTCAATATGTTACATAgcggatataaattaaaataaattaaaaatccttaaaaatatataaattaataaaaagtataaattttttcaCATCAAGAATGAACCTGGATCTGAGTCTAAACAACCATTTGTCAAGAATCATTCCAAATGTATTTTTTAGTAAGtgtatatgtttttaatttttttttataaaatatcaagttattattatgaaatttaaaatatatagaatttataaattaataaaaaatataaagaagttTTTACGTCAATAATGAACCTAGGTAGAAAGTTGTCTAAATTGAAATGGCACCCATTTGTCCATATTTATTGTAGTTGAGGTTTtagttcttttatatatttatatatttataattttattaggtaAGATGGCAAAGAATCCTTTTACTAGATGCAGTGAAAGGGCTAATGAATTATTCGGCCTAATGCATACAGATGTATATGGACCATTAAGTTCAATAGCTAGAGGAGGTTACAAGTACTTCATTACATTTACTGATGATTGCAGTAGATATGGTTATGTGTACCTTATGAGACATAAATCTGAATCATTTGAAGTATTCAAACCCTTTCAAAATGAAGCACAAAACCAACTTAGCAAGACAACAAAAGCCCTTCGATTTGATCGAGGTGGAGAATATTTAAGCCAAGAGTTTGATGATCATCTTAGAAATTGTGgaattatttcacaattaactacCCCTAGAACACCACAATGGAATGGTGTGTCAAA from Gossypium hirsutum isolate 1008001.06 chromosome D12, Gossypium_hirsutum_v2.1, whole genome shotgun sequence includes these protein-coding regions:
- the LOC121224527 gene encoding putative EG45-like domain containing protein 1 — translated: MENYILIFVGMVTCLVSFASAKPGIATFYTKYIPFACFKNQDHGKMIVVASDALWKNRAVCGKKFTMKCTEHRNGVPHPCTGKSVTVKVIDQCPGYPSTMDLSIEAFKIIAKPVAGIINIDYKKYA